In Rattus norvegicus strain BN/NHsdMcwi chromosome 1, GRCr8, whole genome shotgun sequence, a genomic segment contains:
- the Mtcl3 gene encoding microtubule cross-linking factor 3 isoform X4 has protein sequence MSQPPSGGAAPAATSASAAAAATEARMHPEGSSRKQQRAQSPARPRDNSLRQAAGAARSPLGVGPKLNSVRQQQLLQQQQQGNKTTGRGASGAGSRGYGGGAEKAAPSLPKGAAPGAVQPAPGAEGSPAAIPGAVSCRRSGLPVEPPQEIESGPSKVGEPPPLGGGGGGGEGGGAGGGPGDREGGAPQPPPPRGWRGKGVRASQRGISGEGVSPSPPTAATSRTPGPGSRNSGSGGTGGGSGGGGSYWKEGCLQSELIQFHLKKERAAAAAAAAQMHTKNGGGGSRNSPVAGAPAICEPLVVPSFSPMAAAAEGPQQSAEGSSSAGAMQAAAPPSTQPHSQQLQEQEDMQEEMEKLREENETLKNEIDELRTEMDEMRDTFFEEDACQLQEMRHELERANKNCRILQYRLRKAERKRLRYAQTGEIDGELLRSLEQDLKVAKDVSVRLHHELENVEEKRTTTEDENEKLRQQLIEVEIAKQALQNELEKMKELSLKRRGSKDLPKSEKKAQQTPTEK, from the exons ATGAGTCAGCCACCATCCGGGGGCGCTGCCCCAGCCGCAACCTCAGCTTCTGCCGCCGCCGCAGCCACGGAGGCTCGCATGCACCCGGAGGGCAGCAGCAGAAAGCAGCAGCGAGCTCAATCACCTGCTAGGCCTAGGGACAATTCTCTCCGACAGGCCGCCGGGGCTGCGCGGTCGCCGCTTGGGGTCGGCCCTAAACTCAATTCTGTTcggcagcagcagctgctgcagcagcaacagcagggtAACAAGACAACCGGTCGAGGCGCCTCCGGGGCGGGCTCTAGAGGATACGGAGGAGGGGCGGAGAAGGCGGCGCCCTCGCTACCAAAAGGGGCTGCTCCcggagctgtccagccggcgccTGGTGCTGAAGGGTCCCCCGCGGCGATCCCAGGGGCTGTGAGCTGCAGGAGGTCTGGACTGCCTGTGGAGCCACCCCAGGAAATAGAATCGGGGCCCTCGAAAGTCGGGGAACCCCCTCCGCtcgggggaggaggagggggcggagaaggaggaggagccggTGGTGGCCCGGGGGACCGGGAGGGGGGCGCTCCGCAGCCGCCGCCGCCCAGAGGTTGGCGAGGGAAAGGCGTCCGCGCTTCGCAGAGGGGTATTAGCGGGGAGGGAGTCTCCCCTTCGCCACCCACCGCCGCTACAAGCAGAACCCCCGGCCCGGGCAGCAGAAACTCCGGGAGCGGCGGCACAGGGGGCGGCAGCGGTGGTGGAGGGAGCTACTGGAAGGAGGGATGTCTGCAGTCTGAGCTCATCCAGTTCCATCTCAAGAAGGAGCGGGCTGCTGCGGCGGCGGCCGCGGCTCAGATGCACACTAAAAACGGTGGCGGCGGTAGCCGCAATTCCCCGGTCGCCGGAGCTCCTGCCATCTGTGAGCCCCTGGTggtcccctccttctccccaatGGCGGCTGCCGCCGAGGGCCCCCAGCAGAGCGCAGAGGGCAGCAGCAGCGCCGGGGCCATGCAGGCGGCTGCCCCACCTTCGACCCAGCCGCACTCGCAGCAGCTCCAAGAGCAGGAAGATAtgcaggaggagatggagaagctgCGGGAAGAGAACGAGACTCTCAAG AACGAGATCGATGAGCTGAGGACCGAGATGGACGAGATGAGGGATACTTTCTTCGAGGAGGATGCCTGTCAGCTGCAGGAAATGCGCCATGAATTGGAGAGAGCCAACAAAAACTGCCGGATTCTGCAGTACCGCCTCCGCAAAGCCGAGCGCAAAAGGCTCCGCTACGCGCAGACCGGGGAAATTGACGGCGAGCTGTTGCGCAGCCTGGAGCAGGATCTCAAG GTTGCAAAGGATGTATCTGTGAGACTTCACCATGAATTGgaaaatgtggaagaaaaaaGGACCACAACAGAAGACGAaaatgagaaactgaggcagcagcTTATAGAAGTAGAAATTGCGAAGCAAGCCTTACAGAACGAACTGGAAAAAATGAAGGAG
- the Mtcl3 gene encoding microtubule cross-linking factor 3 isoform X3 produces MSQPPSGGAAPAATSASAAAAATEARMHPEGSSRKQQRAQSPARPRDNSLRQAAGAARSPLGVGPKLNSVRQQQLLQQQQQGNKTTGRGASGAGSRGYGGGAEKAAPSLPKGAAPGAVQPAPGAEGSPAAIPGAVSCRRSGLPVEPPQEIESGPSKVGEPPPLGGGGGGGEGGGAGGGPGDREGGAPQPPPPRGWRGKGVRASQRGISGEGVSPSPPTAATSRTPGPGSRNSGSGGTGGGSGGGGSYWKEGCLQSELIQFHLKKERAAAAAAAAQMHTKNGGGGSRNSPVAGAPAICEPLVVPSFSPMAAAAEGPQQSAEGSSSAGAMQAAAPPSTQPHSQQLQEQEDMQEEMEKLREENETLKNEIDELRTEMDEMRDTFFEEDACQLQEMRHELERANKNCRILQYRLRKAERKRLRYAQTGEIDGELLRSLEQDLKVAKDVSVRLHHELENVEEKRTTTEDENEKLRQQLIEVEIAKQALQNELEKMKENTLLRISHGSHFSRVLVKGFLCFHLGPTQLHLRAIHLGSVF; encoded by the exons ATGAGTCAGCCACCATCCGGGGGCGCTGCCCCAGCCGCAACCTCAGCTTCTGCCGCCGCCGCAGCCACGGAGGCTCGCATGCACCCGGAGGGCAGCAGCAGAAAGCAGCAGCGAGCTCAATCACCTGCTAGGCCTAGGGACAATTCTCTCCGACAGGCCGCCGGGGCTGCGCGGTCGCCGCTTGGGGTCGGCCCTAAACTCAATTCTGTTcggcagcagcagctgctgcagcagcaacagcagggtAACAAGACAACCGGTCGAGGCGCCTCCGGGGCGGGCTCTAGAGGATACGGAGGAGGGGCGGAGAAGGCGGCGCCCTCGCTACCAAAAGGGGCTGCTCCcggagctgtccagccggcgccTGGTGCTGAAGGGTCCCCCGCGGCGATCCCAGGGGCTGTGAGCTGCAGGAGGTCTGGACTGCCTGTGGAGCCACCCCAGGAAATAGAATCGGGGCCCTCGAAAGTCGGGGAACCCCCTCCGCtcgggggaggaggagggggcggagaaggaggaggagccggTGGTGGCCCGGGGGACCGGGAGGGGGGCGCTCCGCAGCCGCCGCCGCCCAGAGGTTGGCGAGGGAAAGGCGTCCGCGCTTCGCAGAGGGGTATTAGCGGGGAGGGAGTCTCCCCTTCGCCACCCACCGCCGCTACAAGCAGAACCCCCGGCCCGGGCAGCAGAAACTCCGGGAGCGGCGGCACAGGGGGCGGCAGCGGTGGTGGAGGGAGCTACTGGAAGGAGGGATGTCTGCAGTCTGAGCTCATCCAGTTCCATCTCAAGAAGGAGCGGGCTGCTGCGGCGGCGGCCGCGGCTCAGATGCACACTAAAAACGGTGGCGGCGGTAGCCGCAATTCCCCGGTCGCCGGAGCTCCTGCCATCTGTGAGCCCCTGGTggtcccctccttctccccaatGGCGGCTGCCGCCGAGGGCCCCCAGCAGAGCGCAGAGGGCAGCAGCAGCGCCGGGGCCATGCAGGCGGCTGCCCCACCTTCGACCCAGCCGCACTCGCAGCAGCTCCAAGAGCAGGAAGATAtgcaggaggagatggagaagctgCGGGAAGAGAACGAGACTCTCAAG AACGAGATCGATGAGCTGAGGACCGAGATGGACGAGATGAGGGATACTTTCTTCGAGGAGGATGCCTGTCAGCTGCAGGAAATGCGCCATGAATTGGAGAGAGCCAACAAAAACTGCCGGATTCTGCAGTACCGCCTCCGCAAAGCCGAGCGCAAAAGGCTCCGCTACGCGCAGACCGGGGAAATTGACGGCGAGCTGTTGCGCAGCCTGGAGCAGGATCTCAAG GTTGCAAAGGATGTATCTGTGAGACTTCACCATGAATTGgaaaatgtggaagaaaaaaGGACCACAACAGAAGACGAaaatgagaaactgaggcagcagcTTATAGAAGTAGAAATTGCGAAGCAAGCCTTACAGAACGAACTGGAAAAAATGAAGGAG AATACTCTCCTGAGGATCTCCCACGGCAGCCACTTCAGTCGAGTTCTGGTGAAAGGGTTTCTTTGCTTCCACTTGGGACCTACACAACTGCACCTCAGAGCGATTCATCTTGGTTCTGTCTTTTAG